From a single Candidatus Poribacteria bacterium genomic region:
- a CDS encoding WYL domain-containing protein, whose product MPYCTVCKIETDWEYDIALSNGDFVHYSCILLLQMREHEIETALQQQKSQLILSLFVPNETQEQHALPEADSEDLRAKLAKVKSVLTEIYDYLPCWPPDWDERKRQVIREKGSRCSKCGKEQDVYLLHDIPVFEGGTNKLDTLRLVCAECYRGTYHEGNIFGTFTLKASQSEFAEQFTEIQSAIDNEQRIRFEYKKPRAKRWRTRVVTPERFLNIPNSRASGETLCVEGFCELRQDTRVFALERMQGLEVIED is encoded by the coding sequence ATGCCTTATTGTACCGTATGCAAGATAGAGACAGATTGGGAATACGATATAGCACTCTCCAACGGAGACTTCGTTCATTATTCATGTATCCTCCTGTTGCAGATGCGAGAACATGAGATTGAAACGGCACTGCAGCAACAGAAATCGCAACTCATCTTGTCGCTCTTTGTGCCAAACGAAACGCAAGAACAGCATGCGTTGCCGGAGGCTGATAGTGAAGATTTACGTGCCAAACTCGCGAAGGTAAAATCCGTTTTAACCGAAATCTATGACTATCTGCCGTGTTGGCCACCCGATTGGGATGAACGGAAACGACAAGTTATCCGAGAAAAGGGTTCGCGCTGTTCAAAGTGTGGTAAAGAGCAGGATGTCTATCTCCTGCACGATATTCCCGTATTTGAAGGAGGCACGAACAAGTTAGATACGCTCAGACTCGTCTGTGCCGAATGTTACAGGGGGACATACCATGAAGGCAACATTTTTGGCACTTTTACGCTAAAGGCATCGCAGTCAGAATTTGCGGAACAATTCACAGAAATCCAATCCGCGATTGACAACGAGCAGCGGATTCGGTTTGAGTATAAAAAGCCGCGCGCCAAAAGGTGGAGGACGCGTGTCGTTACACCGGAGCGGTTCCTGAATATTCCGAACAGCCGGGCATCCGGTGAGACGTTGTGTGTAGAAGGATTTTGCGAATTGCGCCAGGATACCCGCGTCTTCGCCCTTGAGCGAATGCAAGGGTTAGAGGTCATTGAGGATTAG